The Megalops cyprinoides isolate fMegCyp1 chromosome 15, fMegCyp1.pri, whole genome shotgun sequence region GGGTCTTTCTGCAGGCAGGACGACTGTAAAggatattttcatttccttagattatgtgtgtctgtacatctTCTACATCACAGAACATTTAAATCACGTGTCAAGAAGTCTGTTTTAACGTTTTCATCCCAGTCAGTCTTAAGTGAAATAGTTTGTCCTCCTTGACCGTGTATTATCTGAATGCCATGTCAGATACTTTTCACTTAGCATTCTCACCGTCAGTGAAATTTGacagttgtgtttgttttagattTAAATACGCATTTCTCAACTGTTGTTTTGCTCGTTTTTAGGGTGCACGCTAGATATGGATGAATGTGACCGCTAAGTTATATCCACAATGGCTACAGAAGCATCTGTCTCAGCAACTGGCCCTCCACAGATACCAAACCCAGCACAGAGGGACTATTACTGGGTGCGCTCCTTTGTAGCCGGAGGTAAGACTGTCAGTTCATCGCAATTCTAACAGTTAACAGACCGCTACAGTGCAATGATACTTACGTGAATACATGGCATTTAACTAGCACGTTATAGTATGTTAGTGATTGAAAAACATGCTTCTGGCTCCCCCCAACGTTAACAGTACCAGTATTGCAGTACAAATTTGATACTTATTTGCACTGGTAATACACCACACCCCGGTTACCAGTATGGTTTTGGCACATGTTTAAGCGGTAGCTTCCATAATCACCTGAGTCAACCTTCCAAATGTAAGAATGTGATTATGAACAGTTCATAACGTGATtccaggaagtgacatcacaaacaCTTTGAGCTCTGTTGGGGTTAAGGATAGGTATACAAGATACGTTATAGTTTTGACATTAGTACATAGAAAATTTATGTGGTCTTAACCATTACATATAGGTTGCTTCCTTGACATTTCTTTTAATATACGTACTGTGGGTTGCAGCAAATCTAGTTCATGTagaatcatcatcatcatcatcatcatcatcatcctttgGCCTCAGCCGAGATCGAAGTCACTTGAAGCCTCCAGGCTTCCCTATCTGCTAGCAGTCTGGCCAGATCTTCCGCTGGCAGCTGAAGGCAACGGTATCGGTGTAATTTAGAGGTCTCCTACCCCTGTTATGGCAGGGGAGCCTCAATAATAGAAGGTCTGAGAAAACTTTGGCCCGCAAACAGTGACCAGCAAATCTAGCTCTGCGTTGTGCTACAGTGGTGGAAACTGGTGGTAAATCACCATAGATTCACGCTTCATTCGATGTTCTTGCCAGGATATGTTCTTGACCCTCATGAGAAGTTTTGTGTAGATGGCATCTGTAGGTGCTCTCCACACATGCCTTGAAGAAAGctacttttgtttgttctgaaatgtCAGAGTGCCAGATGTGGTGTAGTTTGTCGCAGGCATTCCATGCTTGTCACTTGCACATGCAAGTCTTTCTTGCTATCCGCAATGTATGAGCCTAGGTATTTGAAACCAGTCACCTCTTTGATAGGTGTGCCATCACAAGATAGAATGACCTGGTGTCCCTTCTCTTCGTTATTTGCCATATATTCAGTCTTCTTCACATTAAGAAAAAGACCTACTTTGGCTTCTGCCTCTTCAAGAGATGTTAAAAGATCCTGTGCTGCTTGGAGTTCATCAGCTGTAAGTGCTATATCATCAGCAAAAATCAAGATCTGTGAGATGCTCACTCTTGTGTCTCCTGGACTTACGAGGTTCAACAGTGAGACTGTTGGTGTGGTTAGGGTCCATTGACTGTCGTCAGATGTAATtgacaacaatgacaaagaGATAGGGTGCCAATGTGTCTCCTTGGAGGATACCAGCTAGGCCTGCAcaatatgaggaaaatctgcgatgtgcGATAACATTATTCAGTATTGCGATGACGATATGActtgcaataaataaacaaatattgaagtaTGCATATTATCTATACAGTTgctatgtctttctgctttaataggtacactgctaacatagaccccaaacattgacTAGCCTATGCCCATTGATTAAagaaataacataaattatttcaaacatgcttttattgaacaaattgcacatgaatacccaaccaattaaacagaacattaatttaaataagacattataaccATAAGAAATAAAGTTCAATTTCCTCTGCTCCcgttaaaatattttcttctaaaccagaggtgccTAAATTCTTTTCTATGCTCTGAATGAAACTTGAGGGGTTGTTGTACATGATTGCAGTTGCCTTTACAATCTCCTTGGGTATGCCGTGATTCAGAAGTATATGCAGCATAACTTCCCTGTTgacactgtcaaaagcctttgAAAAAATCTATGAACCCGATGGTTGCTCTTCTCTTGGAAATTTTCATCTCTTCAATGATTCTTCTAAGTGCAAGGATCTGGGGTAAAGTTGATCTGCCCTTCCTGAAACTGTTATGTTTGTGTCGAAGAATAGGATCGAGATGCGGTGTGATCCTGTTAAGGAACATTGAGTTGTAGATTTTCAAGCAATGGGAGACATTGTGATACCTCTGTAGTTTTGAGGCAGTTGAAGATTGCCTTTCTTTAGTAAAGGAATGATGCAAGTCTTTGAGAAGACGTCAGGTTTGTTTCCATTGTAAGTTTCATTACAGAACcgtaaaagctgtttttgaaagAGATGGCTTTTCCAGATGACTGCTGGTATGTTGTCAGGACCTGGGGTTTTggattttctttgtttggttAAGCATATCTGAAGTTCATCCATGGTGAAGGGGACTGTTTTGATTGGAAGGGTGTCAGATATCTTGTGTGAGAAGAAGGTGTCATTTAGATCCACATCATCTTGCTCAGGCTTTCCTTGTGTAGAAACTTGTCTTAAATTAAAGAATAGCAGCCATTTAAGtggtttaattttgtttttggtagTGTTAGCTAATTTGTAACTCAGATTTTACAAACAGTGCAGTTGTTTGGTGGTGTTATGCTTTTGGCAATTTGTAATTCAGTCACTACCTCCCCCTCAGCCCATCACAGAGACAGTATTTGTTGCTGATGTTAATTGATTGTGCAAATGTTGGAATGATCACCACATTCTCAGCAATGATTATTATGACTGCAGTGATTGTTTTCTCTTGGTATGTTCCTAGGGGCCAGACAGAAAACGCTCCATTCATCCTGAATTCTGAAAGGTCTTAAAGTCTTGGAGCTTCCAGGGAgttattcacttggcagagttctgtgcatgtgttgtcTTTAGGAGGCAGAGTGCCACATGGAGGGGTCATTTCATCACATTCCACATGCTGAACACTGACCTGAATTAAGTGCAGTAATCCACCTCAGATCAGGATTTAAAAGCAAGAGGTCCACAGCAGGTTAATCTGGCATGTCATGTCTATGACCTACCTACAGAATACCTGATGTCATTCTCCTACTACACAGAGGTGTTCACACTGGTTATTTTTCCCTGCATACAGCTGCTTTGCATTGATAAGGACCTGGTGTAGGTACAGTGGTAGAATGCACAAGTGTCTTTGTTGAAATATAACTGTAGAGACAGATATTTGGGAACCTGCTGAGAGGCCAAGCATGTTTTGATCCAGATTCTTTAAttatgccttttgtttttctttatctgtaCATGGTGGTTCAGTAGCACACACGCTTGTTGTTGTGAAAAgctgttttgacattttatgaTTGTATTATGAGCTGAGAGGGATGATGTCTGTTTGTACTTCGTGGTTTTTGAAGgctgatgtatgtatgtatttcctGCTGTGTGAAGGTGTTGCAGGATGCTGTGCCAAATCCACCATTGCGCCTCTGGACAGAGTGAAGATCCTGCTGCAAGCTCAGAATCCCCACTACAAACATCTTGGTAAGTGGAAATATCAGTTTCTGTTGATTCTAATCTGATTGCATGTGTAAGGATTTCCTGAGcaacacaaatacaatgtgAAATTTGCAGACACGTTTTGTGGATGATgctgaatgtttattttcacatctgTCAGTGTGTTCCCTTATTGTTTGTGTAAGTCTTCATAGTTGGAAGCAGCACAGCCATGCATTGGAATTTTTTGAGCGCAGTCCCAAATTATAAAGGCCATGCTATCACTTATGTGTTAAATGCAATTTTACTCAATGTCACACTTCACTTTGAGAGATGCACAAAAGGTCATCACTGGACCCTGGACCTTTTGAGTGGTTCAGCCTGCAAATTGCTCTCCTTGAGCGCAAACTGAGCTCTATGGCCCAGGTTTTATTTAAGCCATGTCACTGGCCGGCAGTGACTggaagcccacagcagcagaagaaattGGGTTTGTTAGTGCTCATCCTCCAGTGAGCTGCGGTGTACTTCACTGTCATGCACTGTGTGGGTTTTAGTGCGAAAAAcacctgctggctgtgtgctaGCGTATTGGATTCATTCATCCCACTTTGGTGCTTCTGCACTCCAGTGTAAGTGCAGTGGTCATCACAGCAGGATGAACCTAGCATACAATTACAGATCATAAAACAGTGTTGTATAAGGATTTAGATGcgtaaaaaaacaataaaccttAACTATCTCCAGTTATCAGGGGTACACTGTTGTTTGTTGGCTCACTAAATGTGTCCTGTGTTCCTTTGGTGTTCCTCTTTTTGTAGGGGTGTTTGCCACGCTCCGTGCGGTGCCAAAGAAGGAGGGCTTCCTGGGCCTTTACAAAGGGAATGGGGCCATGATGGTCAGGATCTTCCCCTACGGAGCCATCCAGTTCATGGCCTTCGACAACTACAAAAAGGTAGACTGGCTTGCCATCTCAGCCGGGGGTGAACTTTACCCCTACACATGAGGCTTTTACTGCCCCTTTCTCGCTGACGTGCATCTCTCTGAGGTGGTTTGTGGGGTAAAAATAGCATGACGGACCACGTGGTGAGCAGATGGTGAGGGGTGCGGCATGTCAGACTCCgactgtgagtgtgttggaCTCTGTGAGCAGGTCTAAGTTTGACTGCAAATGTAGGATGCTGATGCACTCCTTAGATGAGTGCTTGACTCCAGTCACCCCAGTGAAAACTCATCCATATAAACGGACCAAATGCACAAGGTGTACAATTGTTAGTTTGGTTTTGTTACTGTTTAATAGGAGTGTCTACCAAGTGAGTTAATTGTGGTGATCGTATATTTACacttatgtttatttatatggcagaggctcttatccagagtgacttacaaaaagtgcattcataGAGTTCAGCAAGTAGCTGTATAGATACTGTTATCATGAGCACCAAACTTGTATTTTGGCTCCATTGTGGGATTCAGGTGTAGAGCCATGTACTACTATTGCAGTTTGTGGCCACCAAGCTTGTATTACTTAAGGCCTCTATCGCCACAAAGTTTTGATCATTGAACTTTACCTGCAGTGAAGGCTTATAATATCAACAGGCTACTGTGTACTCAAGCTTTTACCAGTATCAGcaggaggggtcagaggtggGGCGggctgtcagtcagtcagtgccagaatgtaatatttatttattatctaaGCAACAAATAAATATCACTATACATCATTATAGTCTTGAGATTGATACTTACCATATTAAGTCTGGACTTAGTTTATGGCAGAGCAAGTGAGACAAGTATgaagtattcatttttaatggattgGGAACTGTTTGGTACACATTTGCTAGGGCTGATGTGTGCTGTATGAACAGCAGCCTTCAAATGTATTCACCTGAATGATAACAACAATGAAAtgatgcaaaggaaaaaaatgtagacAAGTGTGTTGTATACACTCCTAGTATTTAAACATATGCAAGCCACTGtgcctgtatctgtgtgtagacaaatgacatgtaaatatttcaccatGTAAATCTGTTAGATTCTTTGACACAATGTATAATTTGCCTAGGAAGACTTCACACATTGGAATCATTCTTTCATTCCTGTCTTTATCAATTCAAACAGCTGCTTAGCAAACAACTTGGCATCTCTGGTCACATTCATCGCCTTATGGCAGGATCTATGGCAGGTGAGATCCTTTTAATTACTCTTATATTAGGAGGAGATTGCCTCTGGCCATAACACAGTATTTAACAGGTGAAGTGACtgattttattgtcattttttgttatgACTGCAACACACAGTACAATAAGTATCCATTGTATGGGTTCTATCCAGTATGTTTTAATTGTGTCCGTTTCACCTCTACCTTCTTCCCTGTAGGAATGACGGCAGTTATTTGCACTTACCCTTTGGATGTTGTCCGTGCCCGACTGGCCTTCCAGGTGAAAGGGGAACACAAGTACACAGGCATCGGAAATGCCTTCAAGACCATCTATCGAAAGGTAAGCACCCAATCACAATCAGCTGTCACGTGCCTGTTTCAGTGGGATGTTGAGTAGACATTGGTTTACTTTTATTACGGATGCTGTCATGTTCTTAAGTAGAAATCAGTTAAATATTAGTACTTATACTGGTATGTCACCTAAATTTAAGCACAAATGCTATCATGTCATTAGGTGGAAATCAGCTAGATTTAAGACAAACGCTGTTGTGTTCTTAGGTAGAAAGCATTTGATTTTTAGCTCAGATGCTGTCATGGCTTTAAGTGGAATTCGGCTGAATTTAAGCATAAATGCTGTCATGCTCATAGGTGGAAATCAGCTAAATTTTACCACAAGCACTGTCATGTTCTTAGGTGGAAATCAGTTAGATGTCAGCAGAAACACTGTGTCATTAGGTGGAAAGGAAACTGAATGCAGAATCTTTCTCTTTAAAGGAAGGGGGCGTGTCTGGCTTTTACAGAGGGCTCACACCCACCATCATTGGCATGGCGCCGTACGCAGGTGAGACATCACGCCCCCCGATCTACTAACCTTTAACCACTGCCTATAACTCCATTATCTATACCATTTTACAGTCTCTTCTTTGCATTTGAATCTTACACTGGAATCAGTGAACACATTACATGGCTATGCACTAAACGTTGTTTCCATGCCACACATAgtaaacatcatgcatttaacCAAAGCAGTGCagataaatacatttctcaCCACAGTGCATTTGAAGTCAGTCCTGTGCTGAGAATGTTACATATTCACTTGCCTTTTGCATGTGTCAGCACATGAGTATAGCAACATGCACTCCTTTTACAGATACACAGAGGTGTATTCTTTTGCCAAATGGAGGTGAAACCACTGTTATAAACAAACACCAACTGTTTTGCAGTTCAGAATGTGGAATACACACATACCAGTAGCAAGACTAGAGCAGCTGGTGTACCAAAATGGGTGTACTGACTTTTACCTTGAACTATGCTATTTGATAATATAAagtgtctctgtctttcataTGTTATACATATAATGGTGTGCTAAAAATGGACCATGCACCCTCTGTTATTACTAAGCTGTATCCATAAAGCAATCTTAAGTAAAGTGAGAGTGAaatttgtttatgtttctgtgtttcgCTGTTTTTCCTGCACTGATTTTCCTCCTCATGTCTCGGCATGCTTGTAAAGAGCAACAGTGTAATAACAAATCACTTTCAAGTGCTGCAGTGGAGTGCTCACTGTGAATACCATTGCTAGTTACATTTTGCAAAGTGTCGCTATATCAGTTGCCTTTAGATGTATTTATGAGAGGGTGccatcagaaatgtttttgaaggtTTCCTTACAGAACTTGGAAGGGAATGCATTTGTTCTAGGGACTGTCCTAAAAGAGGCACTTTtgactccccctctccccctcctctgcagGCTTCTCCTTCTTCACCTTTGGCACCCTGAAGAGTCTGGGCCTGAAACACGCCCCTGAGCTCCTGGGACGTCCCTCCTCTGACAACCCCGACGTCCTGGTCCTCAAAACACACATCAATCTGCTGTGTGGGGGGATTGCTGGGGCGATAGCACAGACCATATCGTGAGTTTGTGGGGGGCTGTGCATTCACCACATGCACTAGGGAGAGCCTCGGCAAGGGCTGGGGCTTCAAACATGACTCACAAGCTGCATAAACTTGGTTAATTTCAGCTGTTACCTGCTTGTCCAAACGAGTCAGTAAATACTGTGGTTGTGGGTCTTGGAGCTTGTGTCAGGAAGCATCTCCCTGAAGTAGCTCTAAGTGTGTCAAAGTTCTCTGCTAATTCTTTGCTCCAATCTTGGTTTATTTCACGTGGAAGTCGAAGTCCATGCCAGTGGGCAAATCacaacatgcacatttcaacACTCTAAGAAAGGAAAGTAAAATTTTCCTAGAGGGCAGACTGGCCTCACCCCTTTGAGAAACCAGGCACAGAGAAGGGGGCAATTAACCCTTCCTCCAAATGTCGCTGCTCCTGCTGGAAACGGCCATGTCTGACTGGATGCCTTTCTTTTCCCAGCTACCCTCTGGATGTGGCACGCAGGAGGATGCAGCTGGGGGCTGTCCTCCCAGACTCTGAGATTTGTCGGtaagagcccccccccacctgtggGCGCTGTGTCTCTACCAAAGCAGCCACGTGCTGTTATACACCTCACACGAAGCCTGGCCTCATGCAGAGCCTATCTGCTCATGAAGCCTGTCTGCTTTTAACAGCTCAGTCACGATAGATTTTTGAGTTAGTGTGTCCAAGCCAGAATCCCAAACCACTTTGCTGCAGGTCCATTGGTTGCCCCATGACTGCAGAGTAGATTTCTGTCCCAGTGGGGTAGTAATTGTTAATAAGGTGATAAATTGAACCAAGCCGGATGTTGGTATAACTGAGTGGTGTGGAAGACAGCAcagagtgtatttttttttttctaaacccATCAAATATAAACTCTTCCTTAGCGTAAAAGGCAGGTTGGATATGTTCCTCCGCCCTGACTGTAGCAAGAGGACTGTCTTCATCGAGATCCAATCAGgagccaaaaaagaaaaccccGCTTTTCACAAGAACGCAGCCCTAGTGTGGCAGCGCTCTCCTGCAGGCCACGGCATGGGTGATTTAAAGCAAGCTTGAGCTGTTCGCCTGGGGGGATGCCACAGTTTTATGCATTAATCACATGCTGCAGATGACTGGAGCACACGGGACCTGGTCACAGGCTCCAGGCTCCTGCAGCGGCATGCCTTCCATGCTTTTCAAAGTTCACCCTGCTGGTCGCCTATTTTATTCTATTCCATATTTTATGGATTAATGCGAGTTACAAAATCTGATCACTTCCTACTCCCATTAAACAGTGTGGtaacagagagtgaggggagaaaaaaagtaattttattaaatacTTCAATACTTTTTGCagttagctagctcgctaagAGGCGTTCTAGCTAATTGCAAAAGTACTGTAGCTGTAAGTGTTAGCACTTGGATAAGATTCAAAGGTTATTGGACGTCTGTTGTAATAAAAGAAACCGAAGTCCGTTTTATCTGTATATTTCATGCTtgtgcacatttaataaaatgttaataatagtGTATTTtaagccagctagccagctttGTACAAGACAGTTCATACTGTCACTATCTGTTGACTTCGTCCTCGGGTAATTACAAAATTTAGTTAGCTTTCTGTGTAAGTATAGACCGGTTAAAACGTAGATTTAATGGACCTGTAGCAATTGTTACTTATAACAATGCGTTCTATAGGAAATGGAAATTCCTAAcggaaagttttttttctgattggacAACACTCAACTAAATGGATGTTACTACTGGTTGCAGGTCAGCAGTGATTGGTTATTTGGAATTCCCAGGCATTAAACAGGTGTTCACGTCATGTGGCGAGCGACGGAACCGGAAATGCCCGGGAAAAATTATACACTGGGAAGAACTGTACGTGACACCGGCACGTTACAATATGTTGAAGATGCTTTACCGTAGTCTATTGTGCTTATGAAAGTTTCATCACAGCAGAGAATAAAGGAGGCTAATTGAAACATTACGGCATAGTATAGAtagctgaaatgttaaatggaatttggattttgtaaattaaatcgTTTTGCAAGCATAATTTTAGCCGGTGTGTTTCCTATGTCTTTTGTTGGGGATGCTTTAAGCCTATTTCTTAATGACtttgcagcacaaacaaataCTCAAcctaaatgaggttgttttagtgaattcagtTTGCTTTATGCGTGCCCATCTGTTCAcgaattaaattaaacacaaacgaacaaaacaagctgtcttttgtatcatggtagcctaaattTACAGTGATAAAGCTATCCTTACAGACTTTGTTCTCCCATCATAGGCTACAATGACAATGTGTAGCTTACTTTATttgtgattcctgtttgagttgctaccaaagagcACTGCATAATGTTTAAGTGGGctacttggggaaaaaatggtgaattttcctggtcagttcagctaccaataacttgcagGACTTTAGGTGACCTGCGTGAAGTAAGCACCctaagtatttaaaaagttcgaaatggtattactgttcgtttgtgtcGTAAAatttttcgtttgtgctgctatggtttttagatataacaaattatattgtatgtactgcgacgtcacccagcaccccaagcttctccgaattgctcctaaatggtcacgttagtttctgctacgtttgtgctggtttgtgccatgataattttcgttcgtgcggtcatgctttggataaacactgtacttcatggcaaaaattctttgacaacttccagaacgctgctttctccataacgaagaaagtggcttctactgtgcaacgttttgctggttggtgccctgaaaaaacttacattacagtatttcctgataggcctacacagagcgcttcaatgccaagagcaataacattacatgggatcccagtaaacttacgttgcagcgctatttggaaatatccaacacttaaaaatgacaagcacttgtagctattttttaagccagctaattacttacaaggcctgagttgcatttgctaattagctggttaacGTTAGTTACGTAGTAGCCGTCAAGGTAATTAGCGTTGTGTCATTAACGTtaggtaaaaataatacattaacgCTGGCAATAAAACACgtggatatttccaaatagcgTTGCAACGTAAAtttactgggatcccatgtaatgttattgctcttggcattgaagcgctctgtgtaggTGTTACGCATATGGAGTGTGAGATGACTCCACAGGTGACATATTTTAATaggtggattctgaaagaatgaatgaacaaatatttgtgggtcagctgattttttttttttttttacttcagttcagAATCATAAAAGTATTATTGGAAAAGGTTATTGGAAAATTATCAATTCTGTATAAAGGTAAATTTATTATTCTGTAACATTAGATTATCTACAATTTGTACAAGTCATTACAAGTGTGAAATAGTCACTGTATTCCCATTTATTCTCAGTCACACCCCAACTAGGCTTCATTATCTCAGGCATGCTCTGTTTATGTTTGACGCCTCACAGCCAGTGAGCTTCCAGGTTGCCTTGGCAACGATAAACTAAAGCGGCTAGTCAGCCGTTCGATCTCTGGCTAATCTGTTAACATTCTATTACAGTTACGGGAAACATAAATAATCAAACTACACAgcatataacataaaaacagtctGTTATTGGATTATTGTCATTGAATTTGCATCCGTGGAGTCAGGCAAACGTTACATCTGACTCACTCATACTCGTGTTGATCCTAGGTTTGACAACGTAAATGGCAAGCTACCATACGCATATCGGTAACATTTTAACGATTCTGCTATAAACTGATATAGTAATAACAACGAGCTGCATGGCAGTAACAGTTTCACTACCCAGACGACGTACGCTAATAATACAGTGTACCAGTGGTTATGGTGATATCTGCCcacctgaatgaatgaatgaacaaatatttggGGGTCGGCCGATGTCAACtgccaactgaagaacacagcgCGTTCCCACAGCTTAAATACCCGCAGGTGGTCTCGTGCGTTCTACACTCAAACagagcagttaaaatacagtacaggaaaaaaatgaaatggggcgGTGTCTATTAGACATTCAAGATTACCTGTAtacctgcaggaccacacacgtatggcttatgtttattaaacatattaaatattacatgacatgaaatatcctgtatctcacataggcctatcaggaaataatgtaatgtaagttttttcagggcaccaaccagcaaaacgttgcacagtagaagccactttcttcgttatggagaaagcagcgcTCTGGAagtttttgccatgaagtacagtgtttatccaaagcatgaccgcacgaacgaaaattatcatggcacaaaccagcacaaacgtagcagaaactaacgtgaccatttaggagcaattcggagaagcttggggtgctgggtgacctcatcgcccaaaaatataaagtttatatctacaaatccatagcagcacaaacgaaatcttttacggcacaaacgtagcacaaacgaagGAAACCActttggagcaattcggagaagcttgggtgctgggtgacgtcatcgcccaaaaatgcaatgtttatatctaaaaaaccatagcagcacaaacgaataTTTTTatg contains the following coding sequences:
- the slc25a16 gene encoding graves disease carrier protein, producing MATEASVSATGPPQIPNPAQRDYYWVRSFVAGGVAGCCAKSTIAPLDRVKILLQAQNPHYKHLGVFATLRAVPKKEGFLGLYKGNGAMMVRIFPYGAIQFMAFDNYKKLLSKQLGISGHIHRLMAGSMAGMTAVICTYPLDVVRARLAFQVKGEHKYTGIGNAFKTIYRKEGGVSGFYRGLTPTIIGMAPYAGFSFFTFGTLKSLGLKHAPELLGRPSSDNPDVLVLKTHINLLCGGIAGAIAQTISYPLDVARRRMQLGAVLPDSEICRTLTKTLKYVYSQYGVKKGLYRGLSLNYIRCVPSQAVAFTTYEFMKQVLHLN